TCAAAAgataaagttatttttttcttttggacaacatcttattttattaaattgtaaTTTGTAAACGGGGACTACAACAATCAATCAACCAACATGGtggaataacaaaaacagaagatAGAGAATTCGATTCATAACTTTTCTTCGATAAAATATCtgcaaatgatcataaatttgGGTCATTAACCAACCAAAGCCTTTTTGTTTTACGGAATTAGCCCTAGCTCAAATATATGTAAGGTTTCTTTAAGCTGCAACAACCGATAAAGTAAgttatcaaaatttatgtgcCTTAGGTCGTAGGCCCGGACATTCGGATAACCGGttcggatccgggtcggttTTCCAAGTTTCAAAACTAGAGAAAATGGTACCGATCGGATAATTTAAAATTTCGGTTAGGATACTCTTTGGTACCTGTCGGATCGGTTACATCCGAAGTAACCAAAAAATTAACGGATcccaataatatttttaaattatacatatatatatatatatataaactttaaaatacaTATGTAAACACCATATGATGTGTTGGTGTAGTGTCACGCGATGTGGTAGGTGCAGTATGATGTTCATGGTTCGATGCGCTAGTGATGCATATTAAATTTTacgcttaaatttttttttaaacacacgTAGAAAAGATCCCACATCGGTTAAGTGTAACGAGGAGAAGGGTTGAAGAGTTGTATAAATACTCACCAGCCAGGATGAGCCCTTACTTGCTATTGGGCTTTAAACATAAGCTCATAATTTGCCAAATAGTCTAAATTTATGTGGGATTAGGTCGATAAAATCGGGTCTAAATTACTAGGATTATCTTACCTAAGGTTTAACTCAGGTCTCTCAGATACCCGTATGGATCTCGGATATAACCTGTATCCAATCCAATACAGGATATTTTTTATATCTGAATTCTATCTGAAACCCGGAAAAGACCAAATATTAATCTTTATCCAACTGGGTAATTTTTTATATCTGAATTCTATTTGAAATCCGATTTTCCGAGTAATTACCGAAGATCCGGGAAATATGCTGAGGCCTACTAGGTCATATTACATTCGACTTTATATGATCGTGCAATAAGCTCCTAACATTTTCCTAAACACTATTTAGTGTTCTATCATAGGTTGCCAACTTGTAGATGGAAATATAATTCAGATCAGGAATTTGAAATGTAATTCACTTTTTGGTTGGAATGGATTTTAGGTGGTTAATGTTGATAAATCTTGAAATTTTAGAAGGATAGCTGATACACAGTGAAAACAAGCGCAACAAAACTATTGAAAGTTGTAAACCTAAATGGAGTATTTTGTTATTCTTTCATATCATTAGAATCACTATTTTCcctgaaacaaaatatttggaaataaattgatatttttctAATTCATACACTTCGAAGATGTGATGAAAGACAACAAACATATCAaagaaactaataaaaatataactgaTCGAAAGATCCATTCAAAAACTTTTCACAAAATGAGTTAAATCATATAGGTCGTTACATAAACCCTAGTAGTTAATATATGCAACTCTGTTGAATTTCATATacctatttaataatttatatatatatatacttgatgAAACCCCTGAGAACTCCGAAGATTTTTACACAGAATCGATTCTTCTAAAGTCATTAACATTGTAAAAGCCATTAGAGAACAACCCGGAGAAACCTGCCGACATATGAGGCAAAAACATATCTTCCCCATCCAACGGCTCATAGTAGTCAGTCACCTGATCATCGAACGGCTCCTGCTGAAGAACACGTAAGTCAAGATTCTCCGGCGGCGGCAGAGAAGGGCTGTGGTCGGATAAAGCGGAGGGGGGAAACACGGGCTCCAGTTGAAGATCGACGGCGTCTTGGCCGGTGAGTTCTTGCACGAGCTCTCTGAATTTGGACGCACAAGTTTTGACTCTCATGGGATTTGATATGTAACGCACTTTGATGTGTTTGTTGGTTGAACTCGTCT
This Brassica napus cultivar Da-Ae chromosome C6, Da-Ae, whole genome shotgun sequence DNA region includes the following protein-coding sequences:
- the LOC106404545 gene encoding sigma factor binding protein 1, chloroplastic-like, producing the protein MESSSSSTFLTTTSLDQRNPSLVSRKPPKQKKKTSSTNKHIKVRYISNPMRVKTCASKFRELVQELTGQDAVDLQLEPVFPPSALSDHSPSLPPPENLDLRVLQQEPFDDQVTDYYEPLDGEDMFLPHMSAGFSGLFSNGFYNVNDFRRIDSV